A region of the Terriglobia bacterium genome:
CAGCCTTTCCGCGGAATTTCCAAATCCTTATGCCAGCCAGGGCGCGCGAAACATGCTCCGCACGCTGCACGCGGACGGTGTGGACGCCGTGGCGCTGGTTCCTTACGGCGGCATGCAGCTCGGTTCGCCGGAAGTGCGCGGCTTCGGGCAGCACAGTTGGGAAAGCGACGAAGGTCTCAGCGAACTTTCTCGCCTGGCCCATGCCATCGGAATGAAAGTGATGCTCAAGCCCGGCATCTGGATCCGCGGCGGGCACTTTGGCGGAGACATCGACTTTGCTTCCCAGGCTGACCGGGAAAAGTGGTTCGACAGTTACGGCCGGTTCATCGAGCGCTACGCAAAAGTTGCGGCGGATATCCACGCGGACCTGTTCTGCGTGGGCGGCGAGTTCGTCCGCATGTCACCGTACGAGGCGGAGTGGCGCAGGCTGATCGCGAACGTGCGGAGGATTTATCCCGGCCCGGTGACCTATGCCGCCAATTTCGGCGAGGAGTTTGAGGGCCTCAAGTTCTGGGACGCGCTCGACTACATCGGGCTGCAGGAGTATTACGCTCTGCCCAATGACCTTTCCACCGGCGTGCTGCTCGAAAGGGTTGAAGCCGTCGAGAAGCGGTTCAATAAACCCGTCATCTTCACCGAAGTCGGATTTCCCAGCGCGCCCGGCGCAAATCGCCGCCCCTGGACCGATGGTAAATCCGGTGAAGCTGACCTTCAACTCCAGGCCCGCTGCTACCGCGCCATTTTCCAGGCCTTCTACAACAAGCCGTGGTTCGAAGGCATGTACTGGTGGAAGGTCGGGACGAACGGATTTGGCGGCCCGGCCGATGCATCCCTCACGCCCTGGGGCAAGCCAGCAATGGACGTGGTCGGGAAGTGGTATCGAAACGGCGACCGGGAGAACGCAAACCCAGGAAGGCCGATCAAGCAACCCGAACAAGGCCGACGCTAAGAATCCAGATAGATGCGCGGGACGCGCCTGCCAATCGAACAGAGAATCTCGTAGGGGACCGTGCCCACCAGATCGGCGATTTCAAGCGCCGTAATCGAGCAGTGGTCCGACTGGCCAAGCAGGATAATCTCATCCCCGATGTCCACGCCCGGAACGTCGGTGACGTCCAACAGCGTAAGGTCCATGCTGATGTTACCCACGATGCGTGCGACGCGGCCGCGCACGATGGCCCGTCCACGATTAGATAGCGCGCGCGTCAACCCGTCGGCATAGCCCACAGGCACCGTGGCGATGCGCGAGCGGCGACGAGTGTGAAACGCCGCCCCATAACCGAGCGGCGTACCGCTGGGGACGTCTTTCAGATAAACGACGCGCGACTTTAACGTGAGGATCGGTTCAACCTGCGGCGCTTGCGGTTCCTGCATGCCGGGCGGCAGCATGAGAGGCAGGCAATAGCCGTAGAGCAGCGCGCCAACCCGCACCAGGTTTTCCGTAAAGCGCCAACCCGCCACCAGGGCCGCGCTGTTAGCCACGTGCAACCATTCAGGATTGACGCCCAGCTCGCGCACCTGGCGCAGCGCTTTTTCGAATCGCGCAGCCTGGTCTTCCGTCTGCGACGCCACCAGATCTTCGGCGGAAGCGAGGTGCGTAAACAGGCCTTTCATCTCAAGGCCGGGAAGCTCGCGGTAATGCTCCACAAAAGCCGTCAGGCGGTCGGGAGGCACTCCCAGGCGGCCCATTCCCGTATCGACTTTCAGGTGGAACTCGATGGGCTTGCCAAAGCGCCGGGCGCATTCGGAATAAGTGTCGAGACGCGCCGTGGAAGAGAGAGTAGGGGTCAAGCGGTACTCAATCAGATGGGCCGGGTCGCTCATGTAAAGCCCGCCCAGCAGCAAGATGGGCTGTTCGACGCCGGCGGCCCGGAGTTCGAGCGCTTCCTCCACCGTGGCCACGCCGAACCAGTCGGCCCCGGCTGCGGCCAGCGTTTTGGCAATTCTCACCGCGCCGTGTCCGTAGGCATCTGCCTTCACCACGGCCATTACGCGGCGCGAGCCTGCCACACGCCGCACGTACTCGAAATTCTTGCGGAGCCCGGAAAGCGAGATTTCCGCCCAGGTCGGCCGCAACAGGTTTTGGGTATTTGGTGTCACTCGATGTTGTAAAGCCGCGACGGTAGTGCCGGTCGAAGGCCCATCACTTCCTGAGGATTGCACCATTTCATCCACTCTTCCGGGGCAACCCCGGTGGAATGAAGAGTGAAATCATATTCCCAGCAACTTACCGATCATTTTCGGCGCCCCTGCCCGCAACTGCAAACCCTGAACATGACGATCAGCAGCGATGTACGCGCAGTCTTCGGCGTCATGCTTTCCGGTGCATGGAAAGCAGAGAGTTGCCCTGTGCTTCCGGCAGTGCAGCATGGCTTTGGGCCGGCCGCACGAATCGCAGGCAATTCCGGTTGGCGGGTTCTCCCAGGCGCCTGTTTCGGCCGCCTCCGGAGCATCCGAGGTCAGCAACTGCATCCGTTTCACCAGGTCTGCCAGCACTTCGCAGGTGATCGCCGCCTGGGACCGAGCGCTGCGATCAGCTAC
Encoded here:
- the alr gene encoding alanine racemase, with protein sequence MVQSSGSDGPSTGTTVAALQHRVTPNTQNLLRPTWAEISLSGLRKNFEYVRRVAGSRRVMAVVKADAYGHGAVRIAKTLAAAGADWFGVATVEEALELRAAGVEQPILLLGGLYMSDPAHLIEYRLTPTLSSTARLDTYSECARRFGKPIEFHLKVDTGMGRLGVPPDRLTAFVEHYRELPGLEMKGLFTHLASAEDLVASQTEDQAARFEKALRQVRELGVNPEWLHVANSAALVAGWRFTENLVRVGALLYGYCLPLMLPPGMQEPQAPQVEPILTLKSRVVYLKDVPSGTPLGYGAAFHTRRRSRIATVPVGYADGLTRALSNRGRAIVRGRVARIVGNISMDLTLLDVTDVPGVDIGDEIILLGQSDHCSITALEIADLVGTVPYEILCSIGRRVPRIYLDS